From the bacterium genome, one window contains:
- a CDS encoding tyrosine recombinase XerC: protein MIDDFIKYLKTERNLADNTLEAYRRDVNQLFTFLKHQDPQKVKRNDIRRYLGWLQQQGMDKRTLGRKLSAIKAFFKYALRESAITANPLLGLRSPKQDKKLPGFLSQFQAVQAVESNQGDPADKVRDDAVMELLYGSGLRSSELLGLTPRDLDLPNLQVKVKGKGGKERIVPLTRASAAVLKQLLTGREDEGSVFLGKNGKQLTRRQLQRIVKARIRLSDYGGKASPHALRHSFATHLLDRGADLKAVKELLGHASLSTTQIYTHVTVDRLKKVYKQAHPRAEDED, encoded by the coding sequence ATGATCGACGATTTCATAAAATACCTTAAGACCGAGCGCAACCTGGCGGATAACACCCTGGAGGCCTACCGCCGGGATGTCAACCAGCTGTTCACCTTCCTTAAGCACCAGGATCCCCAAAAGGTGAAGCGCAATGACATCCGCCGGTACCTGGGCTGGCTGCAGCAACAAGGGATGGACAAGCGCACCCTGGGGCGGAAACTTTCAGCCATCAAGGCTTTCTTCAAATATGCCTTAAGGGAATCGGCCATCACGGCCAACCCGCTGCTGGGCCTGCGCTCGCCCAAGCAGGACAAGAAACTGCCGGGTTTCCTGTCCCAGTTCCAGGCCGTCCAGGCCGTGGAATCCAACCAGGGCGATCCCGCCGATAAGGTCCGCGACGATGCCGTGATGGAACTGCTGTATGGCAGCGGCCTGCGCTCCTCGGAACTGCTGGGCCTGACGCCCAGGGACCTTGATCTGCCAAACTTGCAGGTCAAGGTAAAAGGCAAGGGAGGAAAGGAGCGGATAGTGCCCCTGACTCGGGCTTCGGCGGCGGTTCTCAAACAGTTGCTGACAGGGAGGGAGGACGAAGGATCTGTGTTCCTGGGCAAGAACGGAAAACAGCTGACCAGGCGGCAGCTTCAGCGGATAGTAAAGGCCCGGATCCGCCTTTCCGACTACGGCGGCAAGGCCAGCCCCCATGCCCTGCGCCATTCTTTTGCCACCCACCTATTGGACCGGGGGGCGGATCTGAAGGCGGTCAAGGAACTGCTGGGACACGCCAGCCTTTCCACCACCCAGATCTACACCCACGTGACGGTGGACCGGCTGAAGAAGGTCT
- the rlmN gene encoding 23S rRNA (adenine(2503)-C(2))-methyltransferase RlmN, whose product MKTKTSLAGRSAQELQELLAPLGFKAFQVKQLMAWIYQKNVSGFSAMTDLSQALREKLDKEFSLHELSIARKVSSRDGTTKLLLQAQDGQQVESVVITAPGRLTACISSQAGCRLACAFCATGKMGLIRNLEASEIVDQLCLLQELSPEHRITNVVFMGMGEPMENYDQALKAARIINSHQGFNLGARHITISTSGLVPGILRLMEEPEQFKLAISLNAADDKVRSRLMPINKKYPLKSMLEAVKKYSNKKGKLVFFEYILLEGINDSLEDAENLSRLLKNIPGKVNLITYNPGGREETLQPSSVEARRAFYDKLCQLGVAVTFRASKGQDIKAACGQLKAATSS is encoded by the coding sequence ATGAAAACAAAAACATCTTTGGCCGGACGTTCGGCCCAGGAGCTGCAGGAACTGCTGGCCCCGCTGGGTTTCAAAGCCTTTCAGGTGAAGCAGCTGATGGCCTGGATCTACCAGAAGAACGTCTCTGGTTTTTCAGCCATGACCGACCTCTCCCAGGCTTTGCGGGAAAAGCTGGATAAGGAATTCAGCCTGCACGAACTGTCCATTGCCCGCAAAGTGTCCTCCCGGGACGGCACCACCAAACTGCTGCTGCAGGCACAGGACGGCCAGCAGGTGGAATCCGTGGTCATCACCGCCCCCGGCCGGCTGACCGCCTGTATCTCATCCCAGGCCGGCTGCCGGCTGGCCTGCGCCTTCTGCGCCACCGGCAAGATGGGGCTGATCCGTAACCTTGAAGCCTCCGAGATAGTGGATCAGCTGTGCCTGCTGCAGGAGCTGTCGCCGGAGCACAGGATCACCAACGTCGTCTTCATGGGAATGGGCGAGCCAATGGAGAACTACGACCAGGCGCTTAAGGCCGCCCGGATCATCAATTCACATCAGGGGTTCAACCTGGGAGCCCGGCACATCACCATCTCCACCTCCGGTTTGGTGCCGGGGATCCTGAGGCTGATGGAAGAGCCGGAGCAGTTCAAGCTGGCCATTTCGCTGAACGCCGCTGACGACAAGGTTCGCAGCCGCCTGATGCCAATCAACAAGAAATATCCCCTAAAGTCGATGCTGGAGGCGGTCAAGAAATACAGCAACAAGAAAGGCAAGCTGGTCTTCTTTGAATATATCCTGCTGGAGGGCATAAATGACAGCCTGGAGGACGCGGAGAACCTGTCCCGGCTGTTAAAGAACATCCCCGGCAAGGTCAACCTGATCACCTATAACCCCGGAGGCCGGGAAGAGACCCTGCAGCCGTCGTCGGTGGAGGCCCGGCGCGCCTTTTACGACAAACTGTGCCAGCTGGGCGTGGCGGTGACCTTCCGGGCCAGCAAGGGCCAGGACATCAAGGCGGCTTGCGGGCAGTTGAAGGCGGCAACAAGTTCCTGA
- a CDS encoding N-acetylmuramoyl-L-alanine amidase yields the protein MKKTFIIVATLCALAASLAAQPRIDLVYPREGDNIGPVANSFIIGSVTPGSQLWVNGQKAEVNSNGAFLAYIPFSAGQFQIKLLALKNGQSDSLIRHVNVAPRSIMISPDSLAIVHGTITPGQELGVRTGDRMAVTFRGTPGRKASFSIGRGQGISMEERIGRLEQDEKALAFSDSIAPDTLTLPGTYMGSYLVSGRDQWYSEKIYLYLVDTLGMMAVDSSEARVSAWPESLMVWAVTKDSVTVLKTGPDLGYEIFLPPGVNLELTGSAGENYRVKLAENKDAWVKKVSVAVKSWPGPMVSARLAVGRTFKKEEKTLVRFSLSRACAFSAKTSADGMSLKLLIFGAQADMDWVRYDPQDKLVKDIRWRQVQNGEVELEIFLNQPLWGFDARYQQNNLEIEIKPRPRVQKNRPLAGIKIAVDAGHSPESGAVGPLRTLEKEVNWQISRRLGNLLKNAGAKVYYPREGDQQVGIYQRPARAAAWGADILVSIHNNASPDGVNPLEDSGFSTYYYQPFSRDLAMAVHRQFQKTLQVPDHGFYYGNLVLCRATQMPSVLVEPTFIIVPREEAMLLTAEFQEKIARSVFLGIREYLSSLAGK from the coding sequence ATGAAAAAAACATTTATTATTGTAGCCACCCTCTGCGCCCTGGCCGCCTCCCTGGCGGCCCAGCCCAGGATAGACCTGGTCTATCCCCGGGAAGGCGACAACATCGGACCGGTGGCCAATTCCTTCATCATCGGTTCGGTCACTCCAGGCAGCCAGTTGTGGGTCAACGGACAGAAGGCCGAGGTCAATTCCAACGGGGCCTTTCTGGCTTACATTCCGTTCTCGGCCGGACAATTCCAGATCAAACTGCTGGCCCTGAAAAACGGACAGAGCGACAGCCTGATCCGTCATGTCAACGTGGCGCCCCGCAGCATAATGATCAGCCCCGACAGCCTGGCCATCGTGCATGGAACCATCACTCCCGGACAGGAACTGGGGGTCCGGACCGGCGACCGCATGGCGGTAACCTTCCGGGGCACGCCGGGACGCAAGGCCAGCTTTTCCATCGGCCGGGGGCAGGGCATTTCCATGGAGGAAAGGATCGGCAGGCTGGAGCAGGATGAAAAGGCGCTGGCATTCTCCGATTCCATTGCGCCCGACACCCTGACCCTGCCCGGAACCTATATGGGAAGCTATCTGGTATCCGGCCGCGATCAATGGTACTCCGAAAAAATATACCTGTACCTGGTGGACACTTTGGGAATGATGGCGGTGGATTCATCAGAAGCCAGGGTCAGCGCCTGGCCGGAAAGCCTGATGGTCTGGGCGGTCACCAAGGATTCGGTGACGGTGCTGAAGACCGGGCCCGATCTGGGATACGAGATATTCCTTCCTCCGGGGGTGAACCTGGAGCTGACCGGCAGCGCCGGGGAAAATTACCGGGTAAAGCTGGCGGAAAACAAGGACGCCTGGGTCAAAAAAGTCTCGGTGGCTGTTAAATCCTGGCCGGGGCCGATGGTCAGCGCCAGGCTGGCGGTGGGGCGCACCTTCAAAAAAGAGGAGAAGACCCTGGTCAGGTTCTCGCTTTCCCGGGCCTGCGCCTTCAGCGCCAAAACCTCGGCCGACGGGATGTCGCTAAAACTTCTGATCTTCGGGGCCCAGGCCGACATGGACTGGGTGCGCTACGATCCCCAGGACAAGCTGGTCAAGGACATCCGCTGGCGGCAGGTGCAGAACGGCGAGGTGGAGCTGGAGATCTTTTTAAACCAGCCTTTGTGGGGATTTGACGCCCGTTACCAGCAGAATAACCTGGAGATAGAGATAAAGCCGCGGCCCAGGGTACAAAAAAACCGGCCTCTGGCCGGGATCAAAATAGCGGTGGATGCCGGGCATTCGCCGGAGAGCGGCGCGGTGGGCCCGTTAAGGACCCTGGAGAAGGAGGTCAACTGGCAGATATCCAGAAGGCTGGGAAATCTTTTGAAGAACGCCGGGGCCAAAGTTTATTACCCCCGGGAAGGCGACCAGCAGGTGGGCATCTACCAGCGGCCGGCCCGGGCGGCGGCCTGGGGTGCGGACATTCTGGTCAGCATCCATAACAACGCCTCGCCCGACGGGGTGAATCCCCTGGAGGACAGCGGCTTTTCCACTTACTATTACCAGCCGTTCAGCCGGGACCTGGCTATGGCGGTCCACCGCCAATTCCAGAAGACATTGCAGGTTCCGGATCACGGGTTCTACTACGGCAACCTGGTGCTGTGCCGGGCCACCCAGATGCCGTCCGTCCTGGTGGAACCCACCTTCATCATAGTCCCCAGGGAGGAGGCCATGCTGTTGACCGCCGAGTTCCAGGAGAAGATCGCCAGGTCTGTGTTCCTGGGCATCAGGGAATATCTGTCGTCTTTGGCAGGAAAATAA